CGCGAGTGCCCGATTTGCCACCTTGCGCATCAGCCCGGCGCGTTCCGCGGCGGGCAGAAACTCCTCGGGCTGCAACATTCCGCGGCTGGGGTGGTTCCACCGCAGCAGCGCCTCAACGCTGTGCACACTGCCGTCTGCGTTGATCTTGGGCTGGTAGTACAACGTCGGCTCGTCGCCCTCTAGTAGCGCGGTGCGCAACTCCTCGATGAGGTTGGGCTCGTTTTCGCGATATACATCCAACGTCGCCTCATAGAAGGCGATCCTGCTCAGGGCGGATTTGGCGTTCGGCACAGCCGCCTCGGCGCGACTGAGCAATTCTTGCGGAAGCTCACAATGCTCGGGGCACAACGCAATAGCGACACATGCGTCCACTCCCAGAGTGATCGGACCCAGCTCGAATGGTTCACGCAGGGCCTCGAGCACCAGGCCCGCCTGGGCGCGTGCGCCGGCGAGGTTTGCCCCCTTGGTCAGCAGGATCGCGAATTCGTCGTCACCCACTCGGGCTAGCAGGTCCTCACGTCGGAGGCTGTTCGCAAGCCGATTCGCGATGTGGCACAACAGCTCATCGCTGAGATGGCGATCGATTGAGTCGTTGATCTCGCGAAGCCCGTAGATATTCACCAACAACAGTGCGGTCTGTGACGGTGTCCTGGGTATCGAGTCCGACGCCGCAAACGCAACGCCGGGCAACGCGGTCAGGGCCGTCGCAAGTGACCGCCGGTTGGGCAGCGTGGTCAATTCGTCGGTCATAGCGTGCTGATAACTGTCGGCCTTCATGCTGACATCACGGAAGGTCAACGAGAATCGCACGGCGACCGTGATCAGACTTAACCCGGCCAGAGCCGCGGCGAATCGCGAGTTTTGATCCCAGACGGTAACCACCAGCGCCACCAGCGCGCACGCTACCGGCACGGCGTAGGTGCGAAGTCCGCGTTTCATCGCGGTTGTCACCGATGACCCGGGCGCCCAGCTCGCCAGTGCCAGCAGTAGCGACGATGCGGGCCAGACGGCGTCGAGTGTGGTGCCGACCCGATACGAGCCCGCTGCGGTCTCGAAGAGATAGACCGCGTCTGCGAGGGCAAACCCGATCAAGCCCGCACTAAGTAGAACCCAGCGGAATTCGTTGCGCCAGCCGACTATTGGCAACATGCTCGCGGCCAGCGTCAACAGCACCAGATCGCCCCACGGATAGAGCAGGTCAACCAGCACGGTTTGGGGTGCGCGAGTCGCGGCCGCGTCCAAGGCTCCTGCCCGCAGCGACACGGCCAGCGCGGCCATGGCCAAACCGCACACCAGGGGATCGAGCCGGATCGGTAGCGGTATCGAGAGCATGCGTGCCCGCATCAGCAGCAGCAGCCCGACATAGACAAGCGGATAGAACGCGAGGTACTCCGGGTCGGCCACCGAGGGGGAGTGTCCGTCGGGCACCCGCAGGGCATAGACGACGTCACCGATGGCCGAACACGCCATGCCGGCCGCGATCAGCGACCAGGCCAATCGATCGGCGGCGACGCGGAAAGCGCGTACGGCAATCAGCCCGGCCGCCAACAGGTTCAACCCAGCATACAGCGAGTTGGCGACTGATACGTCTTTGGCATTGAGGCCGGAAATACTCGTCGCGGTGAAAATAATCACGCCAATTGCCAACAGCGCCAATGCAATCCGGATCGGATTCGGTGGCCATCGGAGGTCGTCGTCCGAATCCTGCGCTGGGTCTGGTGTCGTCTTGGCGGATTTTGGCGCGTTCCGCGCGCCGCGTGGCGAGCCGGATGCCCCCGCGGTGGCCGGGTAGCCCGAGGCGGCCGCCGAAATAGGCAGCCATTCCACAAGTTTGGCCGGCAAGTCCGACACCGGCGAGTCGGTCGACCGCGGGAACGTATAGGAGAACGGAATATCGGGCACAAAGCTACGGACGCATTGGCCGCCCTCGCGTTTGGCGGTATACATGGCCAGGTCGGCGTGCCGGAGGAGCTGATCGACGGTGCACGTCGATGCGGCGGTGGCCACCGTGAACCCGATGCTCGGTCGAACCGCGACGGGAACGCCGTCGATCACGATCGGCGCGCTGAACGCCTCGAGCACATCGTGCGCGGCCGCGTCCGTCTCCTCGACTGAACTCTCGAGCAGCACCGCGAATTCGTCACCGCCGAGGCGGGCAATGAAGCCGTCTTCGTGCAGCGCGGCGGTGAGCCGTCCGGCCACCCGGATAAGAAGTTCGTCGCCGGCGGGGTGTCCCAAGCCGTCGTTGACCGCTTTGAAGTTGTCGAGATCGAGGCATAACACCGCGATCGGCGCGCTGTCGCTTTGCCGGGCGGCGATGGCGTCTTCCAGTCGATGCAGGAAATGAGCCCGATTCGCCAGACCGGTCAGGCTGTCCCGAAACGCTTCCCGCGCGACTTCGGCCAACAGGTCCTGGTTCTCGGTGAGCGCAATGAATTGCCGAACGAGCACCGCGCCCACGAGAATTCCCAGCAGGGCGGTCAACACTCCGTGTTGCGCACGGACTATTGCGCCAAATCCGACGACGGTGGCCAGCGACAGCGGCAGGTACGGCAACCACAGCAGGGCGCGCGACAACACCTCGCTGCGCTTCGCTTCGGCGGGGGAGGATTCATTCACACTGGCCAACGCGGCCAGCGCGATCATGCACAAGCCGGCCACTCGGCCCAGGTCACCCAGATCACTGACGTGGTAGCTGCCTATCCCGGTGTCGAACACCATCGTGATGTCGGCAACGCTGATCGTCGCGACTCCGCAGGCCACCAGGCTGCGGCTCGGTCGCTCGCCGGGGCGACCCCGCGACAGCATCAGGATCGCGGTCGTCAAGAGGATGCCGTCGTTGACCACCTGCGCGACCGTCGCGGTCCGCGAGCCCGTGGTGTCGCGCAGCTGCTTTTCCAGGACGAATACCCACGACACGACGAGCAGCGAGGTAACCAGGATCAGCCCGTCGAGCACCACGCGTCGCGAACTGTGTGGAGAGAGGTTGGACAACAGCACCAGAGCCGTCATGGCGCCGAATGGCCACAACAGCAACACAATCTCGGCCGCGGCCGGATGCGCGGCGTGCTCGAGTTGTGGGCGCACGTCGTAGAACGCCCAGATGAGTTCGCCGACCGCCCACCCCAACTGGGCCGTCACCATGGCCAGCCAGCCGAATTTGCGGCGCCCGTCGGCGAAGCGCGCCGCGCGCAGGCCACACGCCGCACCGAAAAGCAGACTCACCGCCAACGCTATTTCGTCGACCGGTCGAGTCGCGTAAACGCCTTCCCAGTCCCGGATGGAGGCGACGATGATCATCACCCCGGCGACGCCGTATCCGGCAACGACGACCCGACCCACGCGTGCGGACAGCCCGAATCGCTGCCACGGGATCCCCGTCCAGCGCTTCATTGCTGCTCCAGCCGATCTGTCCCCCGGCGGTGAACGCATGAAGGCTTCACCACTGCTAGGGCAGAATAAACGTCCCAGGTGCGTTACCTCGTGCTTTTCTGCAGCTTGGTACCGCTAGGCAGGCGTCAGCGCGACGATCGGGATCGGCCGCGACGTCCGGCTCTGGTAGCCGTCGTAGCGGTTGGCGTTGTTCTTGTTGACGATCTTCCACAGCCGCGCGTAGTCGGGGTCGTCCGGACCGATGCTGCGTGCGGTGACTCCGAATCGTTTGGAGCCGAGGTTGATCTCGCACTCCGGACGTTTGCGCAGGTTGTGATACCAGCCGGGGGCGCTGTCGCTACCGCCGTAGGACGCGACGACCAGGTACGAGTCGCCGTCCTTGGCGTAGGTCAGGGTGGAGGAGCGCTGCTGACCGGTCTTGGCGCCGACCGTGTGCAGCAGCAGGCTGTCCGGCATCCCGGGTACGTGGTGGCCGATCCGGCCGTCGGTCTTCCGGTATAGCGAGTCGTGAATACGCAGCAGCGGGGCGAGAAACAGCCGCTCTAGCGTGGTGAGGTTGCTCATGAATTCAGTTCTACTGACTGGCGTCGATGCGTGCCAGCGCGTCGCGCAGGATCTGCCCGGTGGCTTCCCGGTCCGGGTCCCGGCGCAGCAGCATCCCTTTGGCCACCGAGAGCTTGTCGCCGTTGCGGCGGGGCAGCACGTGCAGGTGGATGTGGAACACCGTCTGGAAGGCCGCGCTGCCGTCGTTGATCCCGATGTTCGTCGCGTCGGCCAATTCGGTGGCCCTGGCGGCGCGCGCGATCCGCTGACCGATGGTGATCATCTCGGCCAGCGTCTGCGGCGGGGTATCGGTCAAATCGACGCTGTGCTGCTTCGGGATCACCAGGGTATGGCCGCGCGTGAACGGGCGGATGTCGAGGATCGCCAGGTAGTCGTCGTCTTCGTAGACCCGGATGGCCGGAGCTTCCCCGGCGACGATCGCACAGAACACGCAGGACATGTGGCCACGGTACTGGCTGCCTCGACCCGGGAGTTACGCTGCCGCAGTGGACGCTCGCGATGTCGCATTCGCCGGTGCGGGCGCACTGGCTCGGATGCTCGCCGACGGTGAAGTCAGCGCTGTCGACCTGCTCGAGGTCTACCTGGAACGGATCGCTCGTCTGGACAGCGACCTGCGCTGTTACCGCGTGGTGCTGGCCGACAGCGCCCGCGAGGACGCCTATGCCGCCCAGGAGCTCCTCGATGCCGGCGAGCGGCTGCCGCTGCTGGGCGTGCCGGTCGCGATCAAGGACGACGTCGATGTCGCCGGCGAGGTGACGGCGTGCGGCAGCGGCGGCCACGGTCCGCCGGCGACCTCCGACGCGGAAGCGGTCCGTCGGTTGCGCGCGGCCGGCGCGATCATCATCGGAAAGACCAATGTGCCCGAGCTGATGATCTTTCCGTTCACCGAGTCGCTGACGTTCGGCGCGACCCGCAACCCGTGGAACCTCGGGCGCAGCCCGGGCGGTAGCAGCGGCGGTAGCGGCGCCGCGGTCGCCGCCGGGCTGGCCCCGATGGCGTTGGGATCCGATGGCGGCGGCTCGATTCGGGTCCCGTCGTCCTGGTGTGGCTTGTTCGGTCTGAAGCCGCAGCGCGATCGCGTCTCGCTGGAACCGCACGACAACGCCTGGTACGGCCTCTCCGTCAACGGCCCGATCGCACGCTCGGTGGCCGATGCGGCGCTGTTTCTCGATGCCACCTCGACGATCCCGGGACCCGAGGGCGAGTTCGTCGCCGCCGCGTCGCGTGATCCCGGCAAACTGCGAATTGCGTTGAGCACCAAAATCCCCACATTCCCGCAGCGCGTCGGGCGCGAAGAGCTGGCGGCGGTCGACCAGGCCGGTGCGCTGCTTCGCGATCTCGGGCACGAGGTCATCACCGCCGATCCCGACTATCCGATGGCCCAGCTCTATGCGAACTTCCTGCCGCGCTATCTGCGCGGCATCTGCGACGACGCCGACGCGCAGGCTCATCCGGAACGGCTCGAGGCCCGCACCCGCACGCTGGCGCGGATGGGGTCGTTCTTCTCGGACCGCAGAATGGAAGCCGTGCGGGCCGCCGAGGAAGGCAT
The Mycobacterium sp. 050128 genome window above contains:
- a CDS encoding bifunctional diguanylate cyclase/phosphodiesterase; this encodes MKRWTGIPWQRFGLSARVGRVVVAGYGVAGVMIIVASIRDWEGVYATRPVDEIALAVSLLFGAACGLRAARFADGRRKFGWLAMVTAQLGWAVGELIWAFYDVRPQLEHAAHPAAAEIVLLLWPFGAMTALVLLSNLSPHSSRRVVLDGLILVTSLLVVSWVFVLEKQLRDTTGSRTATVAQVVNDGILLTTAILMLSRGRPGERPSRSLVACGVATISVADITMVFDTGIGSYHVSDLGDLGRVAGLCMIALAALASVNESSPAEAKRSEVLSRALLWLPYLPLSLATVVGFGAIVRAQHGVLTALLGILVGAVLVRQFIALTENQDLLAEVAREAFRDSLTGLANRAHFLHRLEDAIAARQSDSAPIAVLCLDLDNFKAVNDGLGHPAGDELLIRVAGRLTAALHEDGFIARLGGDEFAVLLESSVEETDAAAHDVLEAFSAPIVIDGVPVAVRPSIGFTVATAASTCTVDQLLRHADLAMYTAKREGGQCVRSFVPDIPFSYTFPRSTDSPVSDLPAKLVEWLPISAAASGYPATAGASGSPRGARNAPKSAKTTPDPAQDSDDDLRWPPNPIRIALALLAIGVIIFTATSISGLNAKDVSVANSLYAGLNLLAAGLIAVRAFRVAADRLAWSLIAAGMACSAIGDVVYALRVPDGHSPSVADPEYLAFYPLVYVGLLLLMRARMLSIPLPIRLDPLVCGLAMAALAVSLRAGALDAAATRAPQTVLVDLLYPWGDLVLLTLAASMLPIVGWRNEFRWVLLSAGLIGFALADAVYLFETAAGSYRVGTTLDAVWPASSLLLALASWAPGSSVTTAMKRGLRTYAVPVACALVALVVTVWDQNSRFAAALAGLSLITVAVRFSLTFRDVSMKADSYQHAMTDELTTLPNRRSLATALTALPGVAFAASDSIPRTPSQTALLLVNIYGLREINDSIDRHLSDELLCHIANRLANSLRREDLLARVGDDEFAILLTKGANLAGARAQAGLVLEALREPFELGPITLGVDACVAIALCPEHCELPQELLSRAEAAVPNAKSALSRIAFYEATLDVYRENEPNLIEELRTALLEGDEPTLYYQPKINADGSVHSVEALLRWNHPSRGMLQPEEFLPAAERAGLMRKVANRALALALKQIGPWRDEGVASAVAVNLATSNLLDLELVGTIGWLLQTHNLPAEALIVEITEGALVDSVRSRDTVAELQRLGVRISLDDYGTGWSSLARLQDVTVDELKLDRIFVSRLAQDARSVAIVRSTVALADSLGADLVAEGVEDEVTLSALQRFGCTITQGFVHTPPLPPAELEEWISSHVPQQNPKASEQAGVAD
- a CDS encoding nitroreductase family deazaflavin-dependent oxidoreductase gives rise to the protein MSNLTTLERLFLAPLLRIHDSLYRKTDGRIGHHVPGMPDSLLLHTVGAKTGQQRSSTLTYAKDGDSYLVVASYGGSDSAPGWYHNLRKRPECEINLGSKRFGVTARSIGPDDPDYARLWKIVNKNNANRYDGYQSRTSRPIPIVALTPA
- a CDS encoding HIT family protein; amino-acid sequence: MSCVFCAIVAGEAPAIRVYEDDDYLAILDIRPFTRGHTLVIPKQHSVDLTDTPPQTLAEMITIGQRIARAARATELADATNIGINDGSAAFQTVFHIHLHVLPRRNGDKLSVAKGMLLRRDPDREATGQILRDALARIDASQ
- a CDS encoding amidase yields the protein MDARDVAFAGAGALARMLADGEVSAVDLLEVYLERIARLDSDLRCYRVVLADSAREDAYAAQELLDAGERLPLLGVPVAIKDDVDVAGEVTACGSGGHGPPATSDAEAVRRLRAAGAIIIGKTNVPELMIFPFTESLTFGATRNPWNLGRSPGGSSGGSGAAVAAGLAPMALGSDGGGSIRVPSSWCGLFGLKPQRDRVSLEPHDNAWYGLSVNGPIARSVADAALFLDATSTIPGPEGEFVAAASRDPGKLRIALSTKIPTFPQRVGREELAAVDQAGALLRDLGHEVITADPDYPMAQLYANFLPRYLRGICDDADAQAHPERLEARTRTLARMGSFFSDRRMEAVRAAEEGMNAKIQSIFDDVDVVITPGTANGPSRIGAYRRRGAVSTLLLVAQQVPYFAPWNATGQPAAVVPWDFDGDGLPLSVQLVGRPFDEATLLSLSAQIEAARPWAHRRPPVS